In one window of Kosmotoga pacifica DNA:
- the mfd gene encoding transcription-repair coupling factor codes for MSKRELILSKDPIGWLSINAKELKRPTVILLPAEKMLGRLEDVFPEGVTVDIFPSHDVFPFEEIGTSYSVKSARLGVLRKLIQGQSPIIVTTMHSFLRKTIPPEILGKYLLKFRVGDKFSLSAPLLQSLGYVRVFTVAEPSQFSIKGGIIDIFVPGDTEPVRIEIFDDVIESIRRFDVITQRSIARLDNFELIPGSESLTHKKHLELAEKRINHAERQTGKKITFKLESGINLDTVSGMFYESQSILADYLPEGTQYIFVEPDEAVNEFARLEREVIEMLEEKTAERFLYKRFGGLSVEFFMKLRSYIILAAREPTFLDWDVVRAEEQKAPLIRKRKSKKVFTPSTPLIDWTELEPGDLVVHKDYGIGRYQGVKTITSALGTREYLALEYREGSKLYVPVERVDRVHKYIGGEESVQLNTLKGNHWAKQKKRVEEEVRRRVKELAALYAARERIRGVVLTGESELEEKLKESFPYLETEDQQKAIEEVLNDLARERPMDRLISGDSGFGKTEVAIRATFRTVVSGKQVAVLVPTTVLARQHFESFSSRLSPLGVSVKLLDRYTTGKEREKLLGGLKKGLIDVVIGTHSLLSNAVKFYDLGLVIIDEEQLFGVMQKEHFKKLRLKVNVLSMSATPIPRTLYMALSGLRELSVITTPPAGRIAAETYVGPKNEKLIRTAVLREINRGGQVIYVHNRVQELDELYEFLSGLLPEVTVGVAHGQMGKRKFEKIIGDFYSGDLDMLLCTTIIESGVDIPNANTLIVDDSQRYGLAQLYQLRGRVGRSNRRAFAYFLYDPKNLGPQSKERLKALKEFSGPGSGLKLAMRDMEIRGIGTLLGSEQSGNISSVGLYLYHEMLERASAEILNKSDEKIDTRETVDTEMRGIYYDMVIPQEYVGDSIERLKIYRRIANARDISELKELLDELIDRFGTPTKEVRSLFNAARLRLAAHKKGIKLIEYDRDSETIKLKFKDVKKLDELTYGKLRVIFNERESSAFIYSVRPERVMNVLNRILSGDGKYDF; via the coding sequence ATGTCAAAAAGAGAACTAATACTCTCGAAAGATCCCATAGGATGGTTGAGTATTAATGCAAAAGAGTTGAAAAGGCCCACGGTGATACTCCTTCCTGCCGAAAAGATGCTTGGACGTCTGGAAGATGTCTTTCCTGAAGGGGTTACGGTGGATATCTTTCCATCTCATGATGTTTTTCCTTTTGAGGAGATAGGCACATCATATAGCGTAAAAAGTGCAAGGCTCGGTGTTCTTAGAAAGCTCATACAGGGTCAGAGCCCCATTATAGTAACAACGATGCACTCTTTTCTTAGAAAGACTATACCACCTGAAATTCTAGGGAAGTATCTTTTGAAATTTCGTGTTGGTGATAAATTTTCTCTATCCGCTCCTCTACTGCAATCACTCGGTTATGTGAGGGTTTTTACCGTAGCGGAGCCTTCACAGTTCTCTATAAAAGGCGGGATAATAGATATCTTCGTTCCTGGAGATACCGAACCTGTCAGGATCGAAATCTTCGACGATGTAATTGAATCAATAAGACGGTTCGATGTGATAACACAAAGGAGTATCGCACGCCTTGATAACTTTGAATTAATACCTGGTTCTGAATCGTTGACTCATAAGAAACATCTAGAACTCGCGGAGAAACGGATCAATCACGCCGAAAGGCAGACCGGAAAAAAGATAACCTTCAAACTTGAAAGCGGCATTAACCTTGACACAGTATCCGGAATGTTCTATGAAAGTCAGAGTATTCTTGCCGATTATTTACCTGAGGGAACTCAATACATCTTTGTGGAACCGGATGAAGCCGTTAATGAATTCGCAAGACTGGAAAGGGAAGTTATAGAGATGTTGGAAGAAAAAACTGCGGAGCGGTTCCTGTATAAAAGATTTGGTGGCCTTTCAGTTGAATTTTTCATGAAGCTCCGCAGCTATATCATTCTTGCCGCTCGAGAACCCACATTTCTCGATTGGGATGTTGTTAGGGCAGAGGAACAGAAAGCTCCTCTTATACGAAAAAGAAAGAGTAAAAAGGTATTCACACCAAGCACTCCTTTGATAGACTGGACTGAACTCGAACCAGGTGATCTGGTTGTTCACAAAGACTACGGGATAGGTCGATATCAGGGGGTAAAGACCATAACATCGGCTCTCGGAACGAGAGAATATCTGGCCCTAGAATACAGAGAGGGTTCAAAGCTGTATGTACCGGTGGAACGTGTTGATAGAGTACACAAATATATCGGTGGGGAAGAAAGTGTTCAGCTGAACACTTTGAAAGGTAACCACTGGGCAAAACAGAAAAAACGTGTCGAAGAAGAGGTAAGAAGGAGAGTCAAAGAACTGGCTGCACTTTATGCTGCGAGGGAGAGGATAAGGGGCGTAGTTCTGACAGGAGAATCTGAACTTGAAGAGAAGTTGAAAGAGAGCTTCCCGTATTTAGAAACCGAAGATCAACAAAAAGCCATTGAAGAGGTGTTAAACGATCTTGCCCGAGAACGCCCGATGGATAGGCTTATCAGTGGTGACTCAGGTTTCGGGAAAACAGAAGTTGCGATACGGGCCACTTTTAGAACCGTTGTTTCAGGTAAGCAGGTTGCTGTTCTTGTACCCACGACGGTGTTGGCACGACAGCATTTTGAGAGTTTTAGCTCACGCCTTTCACCTCTGGGTGTTTCCGTCAAACTCCTCGACCGATATACGACAGGCAAAGAACGCGAGAAACTCCTTGGAGGACTTAAGAAAGGATTGATTGATGTTGTGATAGGCACACATAGCCTTCTGTCAAATGCTGTCAAATTTTACGACCTTGGTCTGGTGATAATAGATGAGGAACAGCTATTCGGCGTTATGCAAAAGGAGCATTTTAAAAAGCTACGGCTGAAGGTTAACGTCCTCTCCATGAGTGCTACCCCTATTCCCCGAACACTTTACATGGCCCTATCAGGACTCAGAGAACTCTCTGTAATAACAACACCACCTGCAGGTAGGATCGCAGCAGAGACTTACGTGGGTCCAAAAAACGAAAAGCTTATCAGGACGGCAGTTTTGAGAGAAATCAATCGGGGTGGGCAGGTTATATATGTTCATAATAGGGTCCAGGAACTCGATGAACTGTACGAGTTTTTGAGTGGACTGCTTCCGGAGGTAACCGTTGGTGTTGCCCATGGTCAAATGGGAAAGAGGAAGTTCGAAAAAATTATTGGTGATTTCTACAGTGGTGACCTCGATATGCTTTTATGCACCACCATAATAGAGAGCGGAGTCGACATTCCCAACGCCAATACATTAATCGTTGATGACTCACAAAGGTATGGACTTGCTCAGTTATACCAGCTCCGTGGCCGGGTAGGAAGAAGCAACAGGAGGGCTTTTGCCTATTTCCTGTATGACCCTAAAAACCTTGGACCGCAATCCAAAGAGAGATTGAAAGCTCTCAAAGAGTTTTCAGGCCCGGGTAGCGGGTTGAAGCTAGCTATGAGAGACATGGAGATCAGGGGAATAGGAACTCTTCTCGGTAGTGAGCAGTCCGGGAATATCTCTTCTGTGGGGCTGTATCTTTACCATGAAATGCTCGAAAGGGCCTCTGCTGAAATTTTGAATAAATCCGATGAAAAAATCGATACCCGTGAAACTGTTGACACTGAAATGAGAGGGATATATTATGATATGGTAATTCCACAAGAGTATGTTGGGGACTCGATAGAACGTCTGAAAATATATCGGAGAATCGCCAATGCCCGGGATATTAGTGAACTGAAAGAACTGTTAGATGAACTAATTGATCGATTCGGTACCCCAACAAAAGAGGTGCGTTCATTGTTTAATGCAGCTAGATTACGACTCGCCGCACATAAGAAGGGCATAAAGTTAATCGAATACGATAGAGATTCAGAAACAATAAAGCTGAAGTTTAAAGATGTTAAAAAACTTGATGAACTCACTTACGGTAAATTGAGAGTCATTTTCAATGAACGCGAATCCTCCGCGTTTATATACAGTGTCAGACCGGAGCGTGTTATGAATGTTCTAAACAGGATTTTGTCGGGAGATGGAAAATATGATTTTTGA
- the mnmE gene encoding tRNA uridine-5-carboxymethylaminomethyl(34) synthesis GTPase MnmE, giving the protein MIFDPICAVATPRGFSALAVIRCSGENVWKLITPFLKVKHIEPWRLYLTEFTVDGKMVDEVTVVFYRAPRSYTGEDMVELIFHGSPIVLKIVMEELFKVGFREALPGEFTRRAVMNGKMDLLKAEAIEVLVEAKTRKAHEAASFTYQGKLGQVVESIRQLLIEAMAEVEVELNYPGEVEVSTGGVIIRLEKAKERLERLVAHGENGITLTEGIRTVIAGRTNVGKSTLLNALLRKDRAIVTDIPGTTRDTIEEALSIDGTYFKIVDTAGIREPDNVVERIGIDRSKKEIEMADLVIFMVDLTDPVPDLKLFEQFRPKMKRYVLLGNKLDLVSECPGDLELCISANSGGSLRKLEEKMLEKTADLTDFNEGELFVTERQKALTYRALEYLNETLDALKQGITMDIISSFLHQTIKTLDELTGKYLQDDLLDTIFSNFCVGK; this is encoded by the coding sequence ATGATTTTTGACCCAATCTGTGCCGTTGCGACCCCAAGAGGTTTTTCTGCCCTCGCCGTCATCAGATGCTCAGGCGAGAACGTATGGAAACTAATCACACCCTTCTTGAAGGTAAAGCACATTGAACCTTGGAGACTTTACCTCACTGAATTTACTGTTGATGGAAAGATGGTAGATGAAGTGACTGTAGTCTTTTATAGGGCTCCCCGTTCTTACACCGGAGAAGATATGGTAGAACTTATCTTTCATGGCAGCCCTATAGTTTTAAAAATTGTCATGGAGGAATTGTTTAAAGTTGGATTCAGGGAGGCACTACCGGGCGAATTTACAAGAAGAGCTGTGATGAATGGGAAGATGGATCTTCTCAAGGCAGAGGCCATTGAGGTGCTAGTTGAAGCAAAAACGAGAAAAGCTCACGAAGCCGCTTCATTCACATACCAGGGGAAACTCGGGCAGGTTGTCGAATCCATCAGGCAGCTTCTTATCGAGGCCATGGCAGAGGTTGAGGTTGAGCTGAACTACCCTGGAGAAGTGGAAGTATCCACTGGAGGAGTCATTATCCGACTCGAGAAGGCGAAAGAAAGACTCGAAAGGCTGGTTGCTCATGGTGAAAACGGAATAACTCTGACAGAAGGAATAAGAACAGTTATAGCGGGCAGAACAAATGTTGGTAAATCAACGCTTCTCAACGCATTACTCCGAAAAGATAGGGCAATCGTCACCGACATTCCTGGAACAACACGGGATACAATTGAAGAGGCTTTAAGCATTGACGGCACTTACTTCAAAATAGTCGATACCGCGGGGATAAGAGAGCCTGATAACGTAGTCGAAAGGATAGGAATAGACAGAAGTAAAAAAGAAATTGAAATGGCGGATCTGGTAATATTCATGGTAGATTTGACCGATCCTGTCCCGGATCTCAAATTATTCGAGCAGTTCAGACCGAAAATGAAGAGATATGTATTGCTCGGAAACAAGCTAGATCTTGTATCTGAATGTCCTGGAGATCTGGAGTTATGTATCAGCGCAAATTCTGGAGGGTCATTGCGAAAGCTGGAAGAAAAAATGCTCGAAAAAACAGCTGATCTTACAGATTTCAATGAGGGCGAATTGTTTGTAACCGAAAGGCAGAAAGCACTGACTTACAGAGCTCTTGAGTATCTAAATGAAACCTTGGATGCTCTTAAACAGGGGATCACTATGGATATAATTTCTTCTTTCTTACATCAGACTATCAAAACACTGGATGAACTCACAGGGAAATACTTGCAAGATGACCTGCTTGACACTATATTCAGTAACTTTTGTGTCGGCAAATGA